In Asterias amurensis chromosome 4, ASM3211899v1, one genomic interval encodes:
- the LOC139936284 gene encoding uncharacterized protein, producing the protein MMDVICCMRCAGALLILLYVQASLVHAEPKSKAELGHRNAKGRVQTSVMMATNRRNNLRRKTGAQASPPVSSMSLADYKMEITRKMTQVRTPLGFLRVFFPAETVKNRWTNMVNESVQNAWRAGRTETDAERPNFTAATANRLLEEVQSHGKNISCSEPKLVLIDMYEELNLTRGSLVYLYPECTMVRRCEGSGCCSGGAPCVGKANTRENISRPFMVVRVIPDETIKRESNYIRHSLYADTECVCKERPLTPRCPVQECSDTMRFDEVLCRCVCTKRCPKPYQQNEETCDCHCADKDGGCNKIKRARRRLLAAECRCVMDQLCLQPACKKGYSFNTFTCKCSQTDASKRREANRNNRNGRTDNQPYPPRSGRTDVNPSQSYGSESEPQPVDPYSSHSEGQVTRMIEDELLVTWESEDATPDSCHGPACLEPLEADIGSGANGN; encoded by the exons ATGATGGATGTAATATGCTGTATGAGGTGTGCTGGAGCGCTACTTATATTACTCTATGTGCAAGCATCTCTGGTCCATGCTGAACCGAAATCCAAGGCTGAACTAGGTCATAGAAACGCCAAGGGACGGGTCCAGACGTCGGTGATGATGGCCACCAACAGAAGGAACAATCTACGGCGTAAGACGGGAGCACAAGCATCGCCACCGGTCTCCTCCATGAGCTTAGCG GACTATAAGATGGAGATCACCCGGAAAATGACACAAGTACGGACGCCACTTGGATTTCTTCGGGTGTTTTTCCCCGCGGAAACGGTCAAGAATCGCTGGACGAACATGGTCAATGAGTCCGTGCAGAATGCCTGGCGAGCCGGCCGGACCGAAACAGATGCAGAGCGGCCAAACTTCACTGCTGCAACAGCTAACCGAC TGTTAGAAGAGGTACAGAGCCACGGTAAGAACATCAGCTGTAGCGAGCCCAAACTCGTCCTGATTGACATGTACGAGGAGTTGAACCTCACACGAGGTAGCCTTGTGTACCTCTACCCTGAGTGCACCATGGTGAGGCGATGTGAAGGTAGCGGGTGTTGCAGTGGAGGTGCTCCTTGCGTCGGGAAAGCCAACACAAGAGAGAACATCTCCAGACCC ttcatGGTTGTGAGGGTCATCCCAGACGAAACAATTAAAAGGGAATCTAACTACATAAGACACTCCCTGTACGCTGACACAGAGTGCGTCTGCAAAGAGCGCCCTCTGACGCCCCGATGCCCGGTCCAGGAATGCTCGGACACCATGCGGTTCGACGAGGTGCTGTGCCGATGTGTCTGCACCAAACGCTGCCCAAAGCCATACCAGCAGAACGAAGAAACATGTGATTGTCACTGCGCTGATAAAGATGGCGGATGTAATAAGATAAAGAGAGCACGTAGGCGGCTTTTGGCTGCTGAGTGTAG ATGTGTGATGGACCAGCTCTGTCTCCAACCAGCCTGCAAAAAGGGCTATTCCTTCAACACGTTTACGTGTAAATGTTCACAGACGGACGCGAGCAAGCGAAGAGAGGCCAATCGGAACAACAGAAACGGCCGGACCGACAACCAGCCGTATCCTCCCCGTAGCGGGCGCACTGACGTGAACCCATCGCAGTCATACGGCTCAGAGTCGGAGCCCCAGCCAGTCGACCCATATTCATCACACAGTGAGGGTCAGGTTACAAGGATGATAGAGGATGAGCTGTTGGTTACTTGGGAGTCTGAAGACGCGACACCGGATTCGTGCCATGGACCGGCATGTCTCGAACCACTCGAAGCAGACATCGGTAGCGGTGCTAATGGGAACTAA